CATCGTAAGGCCCACAAATAAACTGTACCCCAGTTTTATTGAATTTGGTGTCGCCATCGCTAAACGATATTTTGGCTGTAGTATCGGGTACATTGGTAATACATACTAAAATTTTCATAACAATTTGCCTATTATGTTTACAGTAAATAACAAAGTCGTGCAAAAGCCTCACACTTCCTTGGTGTTCATTGCTAACTTTGTGTTTTCAACTAAACCAATTTGTACTTTTATCAATACATAGATATTTTCATTATATCTAGTTAATTTTTAACTTTTCAAGGTAATATTGTTTGCAATATTAACGAAAAGTTTTAAAAATAGTATGCAAGCATAATAAATTTTTCAAACTTTTTTATCATTTGATATTTTACCCTTTTCCATGAATAATTTTCGTTTACAACAACTAGAGATTTTTTACCAAGAAGAGCCAAACGACCCTTTCAATATCTATGCTTTGGCCACCGAATACCTCAAATCTAAACCCGAAAAAGCTCAGGAGCTTTTTGAGAAGCTTTTGTCTGAGCATCCTCATTACTGGGCTACGTATTATCATGCGGGGGCTTTGTATGCGGCCAATGGAGCTATCGAAAAAGCCCATGAAACGTATAAAAAAGGGATTGAAGTAGTAACAATGCTGAAAAATGAAAAAGCTTTGAAGGAATTGAAGGGGGCATATCAACTATTTCTGGACGAACAGGAAGATTGGTAAGTACTGAAGTACAATAACCCATAAATTAGCACTATTGCTTAAACAGAGACAAAATGATGAATATGTCGGTACTTTGTCATCAATTTGTCCCTGTTCTATTGGTTCTGATTAGGCTATCGCTATGAGTCCTTTAATAATATCGGTCATCAAAGGTTCAGCTTTGGAGGCGGCTTTGATGATTTTTTCTAAGCTAGCTTTTTCTAATGTTTCGGGAATACCCATGTCGGTAATAACCGATATACCAAAGCACTTTAGCCCCATTTGGTGTGCTACAATAATTTCGGGTACGGTAGACATCCCTACGGCATCGGCACCAAGCATCCGCAATACCCGATACTCGGCTCTTGTTTCGAGTTGTGGCCCTGGTACGTTCACATAAACACCCTTTTTCAAAGTGATTCCCAAGTCTTGCCCAACAGCCTCTGCTTTGGCCATTAAATCTAGGTCATAAGGGTCACACATATCGGGAAAGCGGTCGCCAAAGGCAGTGTGATGTGTACCTGTCAACGGGTTTTCTGTCATAAAAAAGCTAATATGGTCTTGAATAATCATCAGGTCGCTTACCTTAAAGTCAGGATTTAAACCACCCGATGCGTTGGAAACCACTAATTTTTGAACACCCAGCTGAGCCATCACTCTTACAGGAAAAGTAACTTCTTGCATAGAATAGCCTTCATAATAATGAAAACGCCCTTGCATACAAATAACCTTTTTGCCCGACAACGTTCCTAATATTAATTTCCCTTTGTGAAACTCTACAGTTGAAACAGGAAAATTAGGAATATCTTCGTACGACAGTACCGTTTCAATCGTAATTTCATCGACCAATGCCCCTAAACCTGTACCAAGAATTATCCCAAATTCGGGAATAAAATCAGGAAGTTGGGCTTGTATGTACTCGACAGTTTCGGTAATTTTTTGTAATATCATCATAAGTAATGGGTTGAATTATGTAGGTACAAGTACTGTTTTTTTGAGATTAAAAATGACTTATCATATAATTATTATAATCGTCGACTCCAGCTTATTTTTAATGATTGTTTATCTTCCTCAAAACAAATAAGTAACAATCAATTTATTATTATCATAAATTACTCCCAGCTACGAAGCCGGTTGTCCATGCTGCCTGAAAGTTGAAACCACCTGTTACAGCGTCAATATCTAGTACTTCGCCAGCAAAGAAAAGTCCCTTGATTTTTTTACTTTCCATCGTTTCTGGATTCACTTCCGACAAATCAATACCTCCACAGGTTACAAATTCTTCTTTGAAAGTGGTTTTGCCCTGTACTTTTTGAGGACAATTAATCAAGTTTTCAATCAGTTTGTTACTTTGTTTATTGGCAATATCTATCCAACGTAGCTGCTCATCTATTTCCGAAAGTTCGCATAGTTTTTTCCAAAGACGCGAAGGAATACCCAACATAGCATTCGATTGAATGACTTTTTTAGGATGCA
The DNA window shown above is from Flectobacillus major DSM 103 and carries:
- a CDS encoding tetratricopeptide repeat protein codes for the protein MNNFRLQQLEIFYQEEPNDPFNIYALATEYLKSKPEKAQELFEKLLSEHPHYWATYYHAGALYAANGAIEKAHETYKKGIEVVTMLKNEKALKELKGAYQLFLDEQEDW
- a CDS encoding purine-nucleoside phosphorylase — encoded protein: MILQKITETVEYIQAQLPDFIPEFGIILGTGLGALVDEITIETVLSYEDIPNFPVSTVEFHKGKLILGTLSGKKVICMQGRFHYYEGYSMQEVTFPVRVMAQLGVQKLVVSNASGGLNPDFKVSDLMIIQDHISFFMTENPLTGTHHTAFGDRFPDMCDPYDLDLMAKAEAVGQDLGITLKKGVYVNVPGPQLETRAEYRVLRMLGADAVGMSTVPEIIVAHQMGLKCFGISVITDMGIPETLEKASLEKIIKAASKAEPLMTDIIKGLIAIA